A section of the Paenibacillus aurantius genome encodes:
- a CDS encoding 6-carboxytetrahydropterin synthase, whose protein sequence is MIQQIYPSVAHPYAYELNKDFHFAAAHSVPHEEAGACARVHGHTYFANVTIAGDELDSLGFLVNFSVVKKLIHDRFDHTRLNDDPLFDDADPSRFPTTEIVARTIYELIQDYLDTRENRPVCLQVFLRETPTSYVLYRPKAGVRHEG, encoded by the coding sequence ATGATACAGCAAATCTACCCTTCCGTTGCCCATCCTTATGCTTATGAATTGAACAAGGACTTCCATTTTGCCGCCGCCCACTCGGTTCCTCATGAGGAGGCGGGCGCTTGCGCCCGGGTGCACGGCCATACGTACTTTGCCAACGTGACGATCGCCGGAGACGAGCTCGATTCCCTAGGCTTCCTGGTCAATTTCTCCGTGGTCAAAAAGCTCATTCACGACCGGTTCGATCATACCCGCCTGAATGACGATCCGCTCTTCGACGATGCCGATCCGTCCCGCTTCCCGACCACGGAGATCGTGGCGAGAACGATTTACGAGCTGATTCAAGACTACTTGGATACGAGGGAAAACCGGCCGGTCTGCCTCCAGGTCTTTCTCCGGGAGACCCCGACAAGCTACGTTCTTTACCGGCCGAAGGCAGGTGTCCGGCATGAAGGGTGA
- a CDS encoding sensor histidine kinase, whose product MQKWYQIFHRNTGLSPYVWVVFYILPFYFIFRSSSPYQVAIGVSMIMLFFVCYVLSFISRGWTVYFWTSVQIVISITMTLWFGYVYFSLFLAFFIGNIQNKAGFITLYTVHLLTTVVAVNFGFVSKNPVFLSQLPFVLLSLIAVILLPVTTYSRNRSDKLQGQLEVANRKLSELVKLEERQRIARDLHDTLGQKLSLIGLKSDLAGRLIPKNPQQALIEIEDVRQTARTALKEMREMVTQMRGLRLEEEIYRIGQILKAAEVELTVEGDPHLTNTSLMSENVLSMCLKEAVTNVVKHSGASFCRIAIEPSPADLVVTIEDNGKGIAGEPLRLGNGLRGIKERLEFVNGSLDIAVAGGTKIVMKVPGVWNQAETEVQA is encoded by the coding sequence ATGCAGAAATGGTACCAAATCTTCCATCGAAACACGGGGCTCAGTCCCTATGTTTGGGTGGTTTTCTACATTCTTCCTTTCTATTTCATATTCCGCTCCTCGTCCCCCTACCAGGTGGCGATCGGCGTCAGCATGATCATGCTGTTCTTCGTCTGCTATGTGCTCTCGTTCATATCCAGAGGGTGGACGGTATATTTCTGGACGAGCGTGCAAATTGTCATTTCCATCACGATGACGCTGTGGTTCGGCTATGTCTATTTCTCTTTGTTCCTTGCTTTCTTTATTGGGAACATTCAGAACAAGGCGGGATTTATCACGCTGTATACCGTTCATCTGCTCACCACCGTGGTGGCGGTCAACTTCGGGTTTGTTTCGAAAAATCCCGTGTTCCTAAGTCAGCTGCCCTTCGTCCTCCTGAGTCTGATTGCCGTCATCCTGCTCCCGGTCACCACCTATTCGCGTAACCGCAGCGATAAGCTCCAAGGCCAGCTCGAGGTGGCCAACCGGAAACTTTCCGAGCTCGTGAAGCTCGAGGAGAGGCAGCGGATCGCGCGTGATCTGCATGATACGCTCGGCCAGAAGCTGTCGCTCATCGGCCTGAAGAGCGATCTAGCCGGCAGGCTCATACCGAAAAATCCGCAGCAGGCCCTGATCGAGATCGAGGACGTCCGCCAGACGGCGCGTACGGCGCTGAAGGAAATGAGGGAAATGGTCACCCAGATGAGGGGACTGCGGCTCGAAGAGGAGATTTACCGGATCGGGCAAATTCTGAAGGCCGCCGAGGTGGAGCTGACGGTGGAGGGCGATCCCCACCTGACGAACACCTCCCTCATGAGCGAGAATGTCCTCAGCATGTGCCTGAAGGAAGCGGTGACGAACGTGGTTAAGCACAGCGGCGCTTCTTTCTGCCGGATCGCCATCGAGCCGTCGCCCGCCGACCTGGTGGTCACAATCGAGGACAACGGGAAGGGGATTGCAGGCGAACCTCTCCGGCTAGGAAACGGGCTGCGGGGAATTAAGGAAAGGCTGGAATTTGTGAACGGCAGCCTGGACATTGCGGTAGCGGGCGGCACGAAAATCGTGATGAAGGTGCCGGGCGTATGGAACCAAGCCGAAACGGAGGTGCAGGCATGA
- a CDS encoding methyl-accepting chemotaxis protein: protein MLSKLSLKYKIILPVMLVVTVVIAGMALILYRMTEESLLRKGASTAEVVRMSVENAMLARKTAEEVMEKEMLGQATLVSYLTEKKIGYEDLTALSRKAGIDELWISDDKGKVVLTNAGPQVDFSFAADPKGQAYEFMDLITGKRSSVAQGAEKRSLDGKVYKYAGVGSWSSASPRIVQVGREGEKLTKLENAIGVKPLIDQMKNRLGADVRLSGVVGADGTVLYASEDSWKELDDNTKVSLASALASGMTVSRFGSWNGEGVTFFVSPLSNGQGFVVALSNQMLSDIRQVTAGAALIGLFLAWLVVLLIVSRPFRRLKKLEGTLTAIGEGSGDLTLRLPEGSRDEIGTLASAANAMLATLQNTMGRMVEALREFGVVAETMSRSTAQTGVVNHHIAEETQAVAQRAQDSDRRLAWIGEMFSELARTVERANGLTEVTDRTSREAGRQVETGLAMLNTATDRMKVIQTNTRKSHEVIEQLALQSEKIGEIVTLLSEIADQTQLLALNAAIEAARAGEAGRGFAVVAGEVRKLAEHSVTAAGDVTQMVSEIRERIQEIVRSRELQDGDIREGMDAFGEVEAVFNRIRAATGHLLEQISAAAEGNRQLADRWGQVLDGVGHVQEVSRLTAGSAEAIAASVEEQTASMDEIAASAETLETTARDINQVLTGYKL from the coding sequence ATGCTAAGCAAGCTGTCGCTAAAGTACAAAATCATCCTGCCGGTCATGCTGGTCGTTACCGTGGTGATCGCGGGAATGGCGCTGATCCTCTACCGGATGACGGAGGAGAGTCTGCTGCGGAAGGGCGCAAGTACGGCCGAGGTGGTACGGATGAGCGTGGAGAATGCCATGCTCGCCCGAAAGACCGCCGAAGAGGTCATGGAAAAGGAAATGCTCGGCCAGGCCACCCTGGTTTCGTACCTGACCGAGAAGAAGATCGGGTACGAGGACCTGACGGCCCTGAGCCGGAAAGCCGGAATCGACGAGCTGTGGATCTCCGATGACAAGGGCAAGGTCGTGCTGACCAATGCGGGACCGCAGGTCGACTTTAGCTTTGCCGCCGATCCGAAAGGACAGGCTTATGAATTCATGGACCTTATTACGGGCAAGCGCTCTTCCGTCGCCCAGGGGGCGGAGAAGCGCAGCCTGGACGGGAAGGTGTACAAGTACGCAGGGGTCGGAAGCTGGTCATCCGCTTCGCCGCGTATCGTCCAAGTCGGCCGAGAGGGAGAGAAGCTGACTAAGCTCGAGAACGCGATCGGCGTCAAGCCGCTGATCGACCAGATGAAGAACCGGCTGGGAGCGGATGTGCGGCTCTCGGGGGTGGTGGGAGCGGATGGAACCGTCCTCTACGCCAGCGAGGATTCTTGGAAGGAACTGGATGATAATACAAAAGTAAGCCTGGCTTCCGCCCTGGCCTCGGGAATGACCGTTTCCCGCTTCGGCTCGTGGAACGGGGAGGGCGTCACTTTTTTTGTGTCCCCGCTGTCGAATGGACAAGGCTTTGTTGTGGCCCTATCCAATCAAATGCTTTCCGATATCCGCCAGGTCACAGCCGGAGCCGCTCTGATCGGGTTGTTTCTGGCCTGGCTGGTGGTCCTGCTCATCGTTTCCCGCCCTTTCCGCCGGCTTAAGAAGCTCGAAGGCACCCTAACAGCTATCGGCGAAGGAAGCGGAGACCTGACCCTGCGGCTGCCGGAAGGCTCCCGTGACGAGATCGGCACCTTGGCGTCGGCGGCCAATGCGATGCTGGCGACGCTGCAGAACACGATGGGTCGGATGGTGGAGGCGCTGCGCGAATTCGGCGTCGTCGCCGAAACGATGTCCCGCTCCACCGCCCAAACCGGCGTGGTGAATCACCATATTGCCGAAGAAACGCAGGCGGTGGCCCAGCGGGCCCAGGATTCCGACCGCCGGCTGGCCTGGATCGGCGAGATGTTCAGCGAATTGGCCCGGACGGTCGAGAGGGCGAACGGCCTGACTGAGGTGACCGACCGGACCTCCCGGGAAGCCGGCCGGCAGGTGGAGACCGGGCTCGCGATGCTGAATACGGCCACGGACCGAATGAAAGTGATCCAGACGAACACCCGGAAGAGCCACGAGGTGATCGAACAGCTAGCTCTCCAATCGGAGAAAATCGGAGAGATTGTGACGCTTCTTTCCGAGATAGCGGACCAGACCCAGCTGCTTGCCCTCAATGCCGCCATTGAAGCGGCGAGGGCCGGGGAAGCGGGCCGGGGCTTTGCCGTGGTGGCGGGAGAGGTCCGCAAGCTGGCGGAGCATTCCGTTACCGCCGCTGGCGATGTGACGCAGATGGTGTCGGAAATCCGGGAAAGAATTCAGGAAATCGTCCGCAGCCGGGAGCTTCAAGACGGGGATATCCGCGAGGGCATGGACGCTTTCGGGGAAGTGGAGGCTGTCTTCAACCGGATTCGGGCGGCAACCGGCCACCTGCTCGAGCAAATTTCCGCCGCCGCCGAGGGCAACCGGCAATTGGCCGACCGGTGGGGACAGGTTTTGGACGGAGTCGGGCATGTTCAGGAGGTTTCCCGCCTGACGGCCGGAAGTGCGGAGGCGATCGCCGCTTCCGTCGAGGAGCAGACGGCGTCCATGGATGAGATTGCCGCTTCCGCCGAAACGCTCGAAACCACAGCCCGGGACATCAACCAGGTGCTGACCGGGTATAAGCTGTAG
- a CDS encoding DEAD/DEAH box helicase — protein MNISLTTLTVEVEITAHGDVLLGGSLPDGALLLGTALKHRLFARHKESFYGTGLEVLEADGVEFVHLPAEQVIPYFAGPGLLRHIEWSWNAKGAALLAKAPLLAKCLEEKRFVPDFTAFREGRLEWTWDEASWSPEERAEWEAAGRPGPSEGAPMAGESGKANRPVPETVPAEDRLGPGAVDAVRLAEAAGEVDGPGMPDPVPPEEAGFGKGLKAAFSAAVARRYYAEEPARADLRRDYPLLFAGDAAAAAAGLDAESWLRTVGWKPDTAPFRPVLQLSEPDEDRLDWRLQLILQDKRNEAGLTPVRLAADGRAHGVWPGGWSAHVAERSTGWLERLRAVLPAGLLAGGEDVLGRPLGEEDAWAFLTEESTRLLEAGWPVLLPSWWEDASKKKPRLKAKVAESAGSPSGGSLFGLDAILEYDWRIAIGEAELTEAEFEELVAQNKRLVRFRGRWVALDPALLKQIRQMMAGMDREQGLSFQDVLQLHLLGQAGEEDGGAAEEDGRVALQVELNEHLEKLIRGLGQPSELPGLAVPAGLRAELRSYQRDGFSWLANLRRFGLGACLADDMGLGKTVQLIAYLLHVQETAKCGGTGVPSLILCPTSVLGNWQREIARFGPSLRVLLHYGPRRLSGEAFEAGARQADVVLTSYATAALDQELLQGFTWETIALDEAQNIKNAQTRQSAAVRLFPARHRIALTGTPIENRLSELWSIFDFLSPGYLGSQKAFGIRFAGPIEKERDEKRTAQLQRLIQPFLLRRKKKDPSIQLDLPDKNEMKTYVPLTAEQAALYEQTVNDLMERIQKLEGIERKGAILATLTYLKRVCDHPVLMTKEAVPGLTPEARGTLDRNALIARSSKLERLLAMVKELRESDERCLIFTQYLGMGHLLQLILSQELEEPVLYLNGSTSKTARDRMIDRFQSSSLPPGEQPNVFILSLKAGGVGLNLTAANHVFHFDRWWNPAVENQATDRAYRMGQKRDVQVHKFIAIGTLEERIDEMLENKQQLSDNVIATSEGWITELPTEALRELFTLRSEWVG, from the coding sequence ATGAACATATCGCTAACCACCCTCACGGTTGAAGTGGAAATCACGGCGCACGGAGATGTTCTTCTAGGCGGATCCTTGCCGGATGGAGCGCTGCTCTTGGGGACGGCCTTGAAGCACCGGCTTTTTGCCCGGCATAAGGAGTCCTTCTATGGAACCGGGCTAGAGGTTCTGGAAGCGGACGGCGTGGAGTTCGTCCACCTTCCCGCGGAGCAGGTGATTCCTTACTTTGCCGGCCCCGGTCTCCTCCGCCATATCGAGTGGAGCTGGAACGCGAAGGGGGCAGCCCTTCTCGCCAAAGCCCCCCTTCTCGCAAAATGCCTGGAGGAAAAGCGTTTCGTTCCCGACTTCACGGCCTTCCGGGAAGGAAGGCTGGAGTGGACCTGGGACGAAGCCTCCTGGTCGCCGGAGGAGCGGGCCGAGTGGGAAGCGGCCGGGCGGCCCGGCCCTTCTGAGGGAGCCCCGATGGCCGGAGAGTCCGGGAAGGCGAACCGGCCGGTCCCGGAGACGGTGCCCGCGGAGGACCGCCTTGGGCCGGGAGCCGTCGACGCGGTAAGGCTCGCAGAAGCGGCTGGAGAGGTCGATGGCCCCGGGATGCCGGACCCCGTTCCCCCGGAGGAGGCGGGATTCGGCAAGGGCTTGAAGGCAGCGTTCTCAGCGGCCGTCGCCCGCCGTTACTACGCCGAGGAGCCGGCCCGCGCCGACCTTCGCCGCGACTATCCGCTGCTGTTCGCGGGCGACGCGGCGGCGGCAGCGGCCGGCCTTGACGCGGAGTCCTGGCTCCGCACGGTCGGGTGGAAGCCCGACACGGCGCCGTTCCGCCCCGTCCTGCAGCTCTCGGAGCCGGACGAAGACCGCCTGGACTGGCGGCTTCAGCTCATACTGCAGGACAAGCGGAACGAAGCCGGGCTTACCCCCGTGCGGCTCGCCGCGGACGGCCGCGCCCACGGCGTGTGGCCCGGCGGCTGGTCGGCGCACGTCGCAGAGCGCTCCACCGGCTGGCTGGAGCGGCTTCGCGCCGTGCTCCCGGCCGGACTGCTGGCCGGCGGCGAAGACGTACTCGGCCGTCCGCTCGGCGAGGAGGACGCCTGGGCCTTCCTCACGGAGGAAAGCACCCGGCTCCTCGAGGCGGGCTGGCCCGTGCTGCTTCCTTCCTGGTGGGAGGACGCCTCGAAGAAGAAGCCCCGCCTGAAGGCCAAGGTCGCGGAATCCGCCGGCTCCCCGTCGGGCGGCTCGCTCTTCGGCCTCGACGCCATCCTCGAATACGACTGGCGGATCGCCATCGGCGAAGCCGAGCTCACCGAGGCCGAATTCGAGGAGCTCGTCGCGCAGAACAAGCGGCTTGTCCGCTTCCGCGGCCGGTGGGTCGCCCTCGACCCCGCCCTGCTTAAGCAGATCCGCCAGATGATGGCGGGCATGGACCGCGAGCAGGGCTTGTCCTTCCAGGACGTGCTCCAGCTCCACCTGCTCGGCCAGGCCGGGGAGGAAGACGGTGGGGCGGCCGAGGAGGACGGCCGGGTCGCACTTCAGGTGGAGCTGAACGAGCACCTGGAGAAGCTCATCCGCGGGCTGGGCCAGCCGTCCGAGCTGCCGGGGCTCGCCGTGCCGGCGGGTCTTCGCGCGGAGCTGCGCTCGTACCAGCGGGACGGCTTCTCCTGGCTCGCGAACCTGCGCCGCTTCGGACTCGGCGCCTGCCTGGCCGACGACATGGGCCTCGGCAAGACGGTGCAGCTCATCGCCTACCTGCTGCACGTTCAGGAGACGGCGAAGTGCGGCGGCACAGGCGTCCCTTCCCTCATCCTCTGCCCGACCTCGGTGCTCGGCAACTGGCAGAGGGAAATCGCCCGCTTCGGGCCGTCGCTTCGCGTTCTCCTGCACTACGGCCCCCGCCGCCTGAGCGGAGAAGCGTTCGAGGCGGGGGCCCGGCAGGCCGACGTCGTGCTGACCTCCTATGCCACGGCCGCTCTCGACCAGGAGCTTTTGCAGGGCTTCACCTGGGAAACGATCGCCCTCGACGAAGCCCAGAACATCAAGAACGCCCAGACCAGGCAGTCGGCGGCGGTCCGTCTCTTCCCGGCCCGGCACCGCATTGCGCTGACCGGAACGCCGATCGAGAACCGGCTCTCCGAGCTGTGGTCGATCTTCGACTTCCTCTCGCCCGGCTATCTGGGAAGCCAAAAGGCTTTCGGGATCCGCTTCGCCGGCCCCATCGAGAAGGAGCGCGACGAGAAACGCACCGCCCAGCTGCAGAGGCTGATTCAGCCGTTCCTGCTGCGCCGGAAGAAGAAGGACCCGAGCATCCAGCTTGACCTGCCGGACAAGAATGAGATGAAGACGTACGTTCCATTGACCGCCGAGCAGGCGGCTTTATATGAACAGACGGTTAACGATCTTATGGAACGCATCCAAAAGCTCGAAGGGATTGAGCGCAAAGGAGCGATTCTCGCCACGCTTACGTACCTGAAGCGGGTGTGCGACCATCCCGTGCTGATGACGAAGGAAGCGGTGCCCGGTCTGACGCCCGAGGCCCGCGGAACGCTGGACCGGAATGCGCTGATCGCCCGCTCTTCGAAGCTCGAGAGGCTGCTCGCCATGGTCAAGGAGCTGCGCGAATCGGACGAGCGCTGCCTGATCTTCACGCAGTACCTGGGCATGGGCCACCTGCTTCAGCTTATCCTCTCGCAGGAGCTGGAGGAGCCCGTGCTGTACCTGAACGGAAGCACGTCCAAAACGGCGCGCGACCGCATGATCGACCGGTTCCAGTCCTCCTCCCTTCCGCCCGGCGAGCAGCCGAACGTGTTCATCCTCTCGCTGAAGGCGGGCGGAGTCGGGCTTAACCTGACGGCGGCCAACCATGTGTTTCATTTTGACCGCTGGTGGAACCCGGCCGTCGAGAACCAGGCCACCGACCGGGCGTACCGGATGGGCCAGAAACGCGACGTCCAGGTGCACAAGTTCATTGCCATCGGGACCTTGGAGGAGCGCATCGACGAGATGCTCGAGAACAAGCAGCAGCTGAGCGATAACGTCATCGCCACTTCGGAGGGCTGGATCACGGAGCTTCCGACGGAAGCCCTGCGCGAGCTGTTTACGCTGCGCAGCGAGTGGGTCGGCTAA
- a CDS encoding SWIM zinc finger family protein: MSPFTEMDDSQWSLLVQDVKENFDEVTIKRGFAYFKQGRVTGSAETAPREIAACVEGSDLYQVNIHLDFFGMSGCSCPVSSWCKHMMAVLFDYAEKQGRSVPVLVNAKFHAEPPPPRAVKPNRPVPLSSSGLVSSGQERKRLEMASRVSEMSVPEWHDYAELCARPYEWEIRNTAYGKKIWKAAVQALPSLEAPVQLLFEQNLRLFLLKKVLLPSTPGLSASLSYIGYFTHEAASFLSGELEDGWREVSTLPAEREPAPFIQGTLDWLRAEMLAETRAQHEMARHYLSLWQTLLNREKRVEPEKIREEIGRLEAAAGGKERLRTRVLFAQAHLYYGLGEIDNAWSRLMEAYRAGGIRYEELDGFLQVLREKEEAAALARWLDELLPEIAKETGHAIKGYVTHWEAVIEKQPELEPRLWDALAALLPRTASLYEEKLQQYGKWEQWGDYLLSTGKDPRSYRASELQPLEKHAPHVLLPFYHQAVERLVGEKNRDSYKAAVRLLKRLSKLYARLKETGRWELFFESFASQHSRLRALREELQKGKLIP; encoded by the coding sequence ATGAGCCCGTTTACGGAAATGGACGATTCCCAATGGAGCCTGCTTGTGCAGGATGTGAAGGAGAATTTTGACGAGGTCACCATCAAAAGGGGCTTCGCTTATTTCAAGCAAGGAAGAGTTACCGGTTCGGCGGAGACCGCCCCCCGTGAAATTGCCGCCTGCGTAGAAGGCTCGGACCTCTACCAGGTGAACATCCACCTGGATTTCTTCGGCATGAGCGGCTGCTCCTGCCCGGTAAGCAGCTGGTGCAAGCACATGATGGCGGTTCTGTTCGATTATGCGGAGAAGCAGGGACGCTCCGTGCCGGTACTCGTCAACGCCAAGTTTCACGCCGAGCCGCCTCCTCCCCGTGCCGTGAAGCCGAACCGGCCGGTTCCTCTTTCCTCCTCCGGCCTGGTTTCGTCCGGACAAGAGAGGAAGCGCCTGGAAATGGCCTCCCGGGTTTCCGAAATGAGCGTACCGGAATGGCACGATTATGCGGAGCTGTGCGCCCGGCCCTATGAGTGGGAAATCCGAAATACCGCCTATGGGAAGAAGATATGGAAGGCGGCCGTCCAGGCCCTCCCCTCCCTAGAGGCGCCTGTCCAGCTGCTTTTTGAACAGAACCTGCGGCTTTTCCTCCTGAAAAAGGTGCTCCTGCCTTCCACCCCCGGCTTGAGCGCTTCTCTGTCCTACATAGGATATTTCACCCACGAGGCGGCCTCCTTCCTATCCGGGGAACTCGAGGACGGCTGGCGGGAAGTGAGTACTCTTCCGGCGGAACGAGAGCCGGCTCCGTTTATTCAGGGAACGCTGGACTGGCTGCGTGCGGAGATGCTGGCCGAAACGAGAGCGCAGCACGAGATGGCCCGTCACTATCTGTCGCTATGGCAAACTCTGCTCAATAGGGAGAAGCGGGTCGAGCCGGAGAAAATTCGGGAAGAGATTGGAAGATTGGAAGCGGCGGCCGGGGGAAAGGAACGGTTGAGAACCCGGGTGCTGTTCGCCCAAGCTCATCTTTATTACGGGCTCGGAGAGATCGACAACGCTTGGTCCCGGCTGATGGAAGCCTACCGGGCCGGGGGAATCCGTTATGAAGAGCTGGACGGGTTTCTTCAGGTGCTCCGGGAGAAAGAAGAAGCGGCGGCGCTCGCCCGCTGGCTGGACGAGCTTCTTCCCGAAATAGCCAAAGAGACCGGACACGCGATAAAAGGCTATGTGACGCATTGGGAAGCCGTGATCGAGAAACAGCCGGAGCTGGAGCCCCGTCTGTGGGATGCCCTTGCCGCCTTACTCCCCCGTACCGCTTCTCTATATGAAGAGAAGCTCCAGCAGTACGGCAAGTGGGAGCAGTGGGGAGACTATTTGCTCAGCACGGGCAAGGACCCCCGGTCCTACCGGGCCAGCGAGCTTCAGCCTCTCGAGAAGCACGCTCCCCATGTTCTTCTGCCCTTCTATCACCAGGCCGTGGAACGGCTCGTCGGGGAGAAGAACCGGGACAGCTACAAGGCAGCGGTCCGGCTGCTCAAGCGCCTCTCCAAATTGTACGCCCGCCTGAAAGAAACCGGCCGCTGGGAGCTCTTCTTCGAGAGCTTCGCCTCGCAGCACAGCCGTCTTCGCGCCCTGCGGGAAGAACTTCAGAAAGGAAAGCTGATCCCATGA
- the queE gene encoding 7-carboxy-7-deazaguanine synthase QueE yields MKGDRFPVLEIFGPTIQGEGMVIGRKTMFIRTAGCDYSCSWCDSAFTWDGSGKEDIRWMAPEKILEELDRLGAGTFDHVTLSGGNPALLGGLGKLIDSLHARGWSVALETQGSRWQDWFAAIDDLTLSPKPPSSGMETDWRVLDAIVGKLREVPLSEERHRKDGPAGEEHSFRKPAARQGGTAGENTVAAGSRGRLPDGRNARGTSVSLKVVVMDDADLAYARTVHLRYPGVPFFLQPGNPDVAEEDQGRLLHGLLGRYEWLVGCVMEDRSMRNVRVLPQLHTWLWGNRRGV; encoded by the coding sequence ATGAAGGGTGACCGCTTCCCCGTCCTGGAAATTTTCGGACCGACCATTCAGGGAGAGGGCATGGTGATCGGACGCAAAACGATGTTCATTCGCACGGCCGGCTGCGACTACTCGTGTTCCTGGTGCGACTCCGCCTTCACGTGGGACGGCTCGGGCAAGGAGGACATCCGCTGGATGGCTCCTGAGAAAATCTTGGAAGAGCTTGACCGGCTGGGAGCCGGGACGTTCGACCATGTTACCCTGTCGGGCGGAAACCCGGCCCTCCTCGGGGGCCTGGGGAAGCTGATCGACTCCCTGCATGCCAGAGGCTGGTCGGTCGCACTCGAAACCCAGGGCAGCCGCTGGCAGGACTGGTTCGCGGCCATCGATGATCTGACGCTGTCGCCCAAGCCTCCCAGCTCCGGCATGGAGACGGACTGGAGAGTTCTGGATGCCATTGTCGGCAAGCTGAGAGAGGTCCCCTTATCTGAAGAAAGGCACAGAAAGGACGGCCCGGCGGGGGAGGAGCATTCTTTCCGAAAGCCGGCCGCTCGGCAGGGAGGGACGGCCGGGGAGAATACGGTGGCCGCCGGGAGCCGGGGGCGGCTGCCAGATGGCAGAAACGCCCGCGGAACGTCCGTCTCCCTCAAGGTAGTCGTGATGGACGACGCCGACCTGGCCTATGCCCGCACGGTGCATCTTCGCTATCCGGGCGTCCCCTTTTTCCTGCAGCCGGGCAACCCGGATGTGGCGGAAGAGGATCAGGGCCGCCTGCTTCACGGGCTGCTCGGGCGATACGAATGGCTGGTCGGATGTGTAATGGAGGACCGGTCTATGCGGAACGTCCGTGTGCTTCCCCAGCTTCATACGTGGCTCTGGGGCAACCGCCGAGGCGTTTGA
- the queC gene encoding 7-cyano-7-deazaguanine synthase QueC codes for MIKDKALVVFSGGQDSTTCLFWARERYAEVEAVTFQYGQRHKRELECAADIARELGVRQHVLDLSLLNQLAPSALTRDNMDIKEEEGQLPTTFVDGRNLLFLSFAAVLVKQRGGRHLVTGVCETDFSGYPDCRDIFIKSLNVTLNLAMDYSFVIETPLMWLNKAETWALSDRMGVLDYVRTKTLTCYNGVMADGCGECPACRLRRRGLEQYLAGRDGEEAQ; via the coding sequence ATGATTAAAGATAAAGCCCTTGTTGTCTTCAGCGGAGGACAGGACAGCACGACGTGCCTGTTCTGGGCGCGCGAGCGCTACGCCGAGGTGGAGGCGGTCACGTTTCAATACGGACAGCGCCACAAGCGGGAGCTCGAATGCGCGGCGGATATCGCCCGGGAGCTCGGCGTCCGGCAGCACGTGCTGGACCTGTCGCTTCTGAACCAGCTCGCCCCGAGCGCCCTGACGCGGGACAACATGGACATCAAGGAAGAGGAGGGCCAGCTGCCGACCACCTTCGTGGACGGGCGCAACCTGCTCTTTCTTTCATTTGCCGCCGTCCTCGTCAAGCAGCGGGGAGGGCGCCATCTCGTCACCGGCGTGTGCGAGACGGATTTCAGCGGCTACCCGGACTGCCGGGATATCTTCATCAAGTCGCTGAACGTGACCCTGAACCTGGCGATGGATTATTCCTTCGTCATCGAGACTCCCCTCATGTGGCTGAACAAGGCCGAAACGTGGGCGCTGTCGGATCGAATGGGGGTCCTGGACTACGTCCGGACCAAAACCTTAACCTGCTACAACGGGGTGATGGCGGACGGCTGCGGGGAATGCCCTGCCTGCAGGCTTCGCCGAAGGGGACTCGAGCAATACTTGGCGGGCCGGGACGGAGAAGAAGCACAATGA
- a CDS encoding fatty acid desaturase, which translates to MHTDSISQLKKSVAPYEHHDRKTSIRQILNTIGPLLLLWYITYLSLSISYILTIPLALVTAGFVVRTFILFHDCCHQSFFRSRRANDFLGTLTGILTLVPYQQWKHSHSVHHATSSNLDKRGVGDMWLLTVDEYAAAPLWRRIAYRLYRNPLVMFGLGPLSVFLIEYRFNRRGARRKERLNTYVTNAGIVLLYASLIQLIGWQAFLLVQGPVFFFSGLLGIWLFYVQHQFEDSYFEKEDEWSFVKAAVEGSSYYKLPKPLQWITGNIGFHHVHHLNPKVPNYHLEKAHEAVPPLQKATTITIGLSLKSLRYKLWDEQSKTFVTFRQAKRHRLAESRSRYAA; encoded by the coding sequence ATGCATACAGACAGCATCTCTCAATTGAAGAAAAGCGTAGCCCCTTATGAGCACCACGATAGAAAAACAAGCATCCGGCAGATCCTCAATACGATCGGTCCTTTGCTGCTCCTATGGTATATAACTTATTTAAGCCTTTCCATCTCGTATATCTTGACGATTCCTCTCGCCTTGGTGACGGCAGGCTTCGTCGTGCGGACGTTTATCCTCTTTCATGACTGCTGCCACCAGTCGTTCTTCCGTAGCCGGCGGGCCAACGATTTTCTCGGCACCCTTACGGGCATCCTAACTCTTGTACCCTATCAGCAGTGGAAGCACAGCCATTCCGTTCATCATGCCACCAGCAGCAACCTGGACAAAAGAGGCGTAGGGGATATGTGGCTCCTTACGGTGGACGAATACGCCGCTGCGCCTTTGTGGCGCCGGATCGCTTACCGCTTATACCGCAATCCGCTCGTTATGTTCGGGCTCGGGCCTCTATCGGTTTTCCTGATCGAATACCGGTTTAACCGGCGCGGGGCGAGGCGGAAGGAGCGCCTTAACACGTATGTGACGAACGCGGGCATCGTCCTTCTTTATGCCTCGTTGATCCAGCTGATCGGGTGGCAGGCCTTTCTGCTCGTGCAGGGGCCGGTATTTTTCTTCTCGGGCCTGCTCGGCATTTGGCTGTTCTACGTTCAGCACCAATTCGAGGATTCGTACTTCGAGAAAGAGGATGAATGGAGTTTCGTGAAAGCGGCCGTCGAAGGCAGCTCCTACTACAAACTCCCGAAGCCGCTTCAATGGATCACCGGTAACATCGGCTTTCATCACGTTCACCACCTGAATCCCAAGGTGCCCAACTATCACCTGGAGAAAGCCCATGAGGCCGTGCCGCCGCTGCAGAAGGCCACTACGATCACGATCGGCCTCTCGCTGAAATCGCTTCGTTACAAGCTTTGGGACGAGCAGTCCAAAACATTCGTTACCTTCCGGCAAGCCAAGCGGCACCGCTTGGCGGAATCCCGCTCTCGTTACGCCGCTTGA